The Herminiimonas arsenitoxidans sequence GCTTGGCTGACAAGGTCATGGTGTAGGCTGGTTTGCCGAAAAAATCTGCCCATACACCTTCGCCGTGTTGCGGCACCTGATCTGGCAACAAACCGATGGCCTGGCCGTTCTTCAATGCTTTCAATAAAGTACGCACACCGGATAGATTGGCTGGCGCCAAATGAAGATTTTCACGCGCACGCGCGCCTTCGATCAGTGGTTGCAATGCAGACTTGCGTGATGGGCGATATAACGCGGTCAATGAAGTTTGTGTGGCAATGGCTTGCGCAATGATTTCAAAACAACCCAGATGCGGCGTCAGGAAGATCACGCCGGTTTTTGCGTCCAGCGCGGCTTGCGCCAGTTCCCAGTTTTCTATCGTCGCGGTACGGAGTACGCGGGCGGGAGCCGCACACCAGACGAAGGGCAATTCGAGTATGCCTTTACCGGACTCATTGATTGCCGCAGATAAATGTTGCTGATAGCCGGCACGCGTGATGTTGTCTTTCAGGCGTTTGCGATAAGCAGGAGACGCCAGATAAACCAGCCAGCCCATTGCGATGCCGATCGGATGCAGCACCGATAAAGGCAGAATAGAGAGCAGACGGAAGAGGGAAACAAGCATACTGGCCGTTAAATAAGAAGGTCTTAATAAGACCAAAAGTGATAAGTCTGCTAAGGCAAAGCGGGGCAAAAACTGGGCAAATTGCCGAATTTTTTCAAGAGGCGTAAAATAGCACAAAGTAGCAACCGCCGAGTTAATGACAACTTGCGAGGCGGTATATAAATTTCGCTAAAGCGTCGCAGGCTCAATTAGGTTGACCGCGACTTAACCAACTTAATAAAGTACTAAGGAACCTGCGATGGCTAATGATTTTCTGTTTACCTCCGAATCCGTCTCTGAAGGCCACCCAGACAAAGTGGCCGATCAAATCTCCGATGCGATCCTTGATGCGATCTTTCAACAAGATCCTAAAGCACGCGTAGCGGCAGAAACACTGTGCAACACCGGTTTAGTTGTTTTGGCGGGTGAAATTACCACCTTCGCCAACGTCGATTACATCGAAATCGCACGCCAAACCATCAAACGCATCGGTTACGACAATGCCGACTACGGTATCGACTACAAGAGCTGCGCCGTGCTGGTCGCGTATGACAAGCAATCGCCTGACATCGCACAAGGTGTGGATGAAGGCGCTGGTATCGACCTCGACCAAGGCGCTGGCGATCAAGGCTTGATGTTCGGTTACGCTTGCGATGAAACGCCAGAATTGATGCCGGCTGCGATTCACTACGCGCACCGTATCGTTGAACGCCAATCGGAATTGCGCAAAGATGGTCGTCTGCCATGGCTGCGCCCGGATGCAAAATCACAAGTTACCTTGCGTTATGTCGATGGCCGTCCTGTTTCCATTGACACCATTGTGCTCTCGACACAACACGCGCCAGAAATGCAACACAAGGAAATCGAAGAAGCCGTCATTGAAAGCATCATCAAGCCTGTCGTACCGGCTGAATGGTTGAAAGATACACGTTTCCTGGTCAATCCAACCGGTCGTTTCGTTATCGGTGGTCCGCAAGGCGATTGCGGTTTGACCGGTCGTAAAATCATCGTTGATACCTACGGCGGCGCAGCTCCGCACGGCGGCGGCGCATTCTCCGGCAAGGATCCTTCGAAAGTCGATCGTTCCGCAGCATACGCAGGTCGTTATGTAGCGAAAAACATCGTGGCAGCAGGTTTGGCTGAGCGCGCACAGATCCAGATTTCCTACGCAATTGGCGTGGCTAAACCGACTTCGGTTATGGTCACCACCTTTGGCACAGGCAAAATCAGCGATGAAAAAATCGCTCAATTGGTACTGGAACACTTCGATCTGCGTCCAAAAGGTATCGTGCAAATGCTGGATCTGTTGCGTCCGATTTACCAAAAAACTGCAGCATACGGCCACTTTGGTCGTGAAGAGCCAGAGTTCACTTGGGAACGTACCGACAAGGCCGCAACTCTGCGTGCAGCAGCCGGTCTGTAATAATTAGTCTGTAGTGTTGTGCGATGGTCGGATAAAATTCTGCAAAGAATTAATCCGACCATTTTGTTTTTTGAGGCGTTGATGCATATCGCAAATCTTGTCAGGCAGCTCCTTATCCCGTTTGTCCTTGCGTTCGGGATAGCTTTGCCTGCCAGTGCGACTGCCACTTCGCCAGTTTCTACGCCAGTTCATCCAGCTGATTGGTGCAAGCGCTTGGTCGTACGTCTGCCTGGCGTGTCCAATGCGATGTGCCAGCAAAGCGAATTGTTGCCGACAGGAGTGAATTCGCTGCAAGGTTTTCCTTTGCTGGCGCGTCAGATTCCTGCTGTCAAAAAGGGTAAGCGTAGCCAGCCACCATTGCGTGTATTGCTGATGGGTGGCATACACGGCGATGAATTGACTTCGGTTTCTGTTGTGTTCCGTTGGCTGCAATGGATGCCTACGGCCGCAGCGCAGCAATTTGAGTGGAGCGTGGTGCCTGTCGTTAATCCTGACGGTTTATTGGCGCCCAAAGCCAAGCGGGTCAACGCCAACGGCGTTGATTTGAATCGTAATTTCCCGACGCCGGGTTGGCAGCAGGATGCGCCGCGTTACTGGGCTGCGCGTACCAAAAAAGATCCGCGTCGCTTCCCTGGTTCTGCACCTTTGTCCGAGCCGGAAAGTCGCTGGGTACATGACGAAATGGTACGTTTTCGTCCTGACGTGATTATTTCCGTGCATGCACCGTTCGGCGTATTGGATTTCGATGGCCCGGCACAGCCGCCGCGTCGTTTCGGCCGCCTGTTATTGAATCGTGTCGGTGTTTATCCCGGCTCTTTGGGTAATTACAGCGGCATACACAAAAATGTTCCGGTAATTACCATCGAGTTGCCGAACGCACAAAAAATGCCATCGGATGCTGAAGTGAAGCGTATCTGGCTGGATATGTTGCGCTGGATCACGGAAAACGTGGAATCTCAGTCTGAATCAGCCAAGCTGCATTCAGTTTCTCTACCTCCTACCGCGCCACTGAAGAAATAGTTTCCTTTCTGCATGGCTGTAGAAGGTGGTCGCAGGCGTTTTTTTCGATTAAAATGGCACCCGCATCAAGGAGCGTTGCGACAGATCGTTCGATCTGCCAGGCTTGATGCGGTCAGTACATGCAACTGCGCTCACGTTTCTTTTTTTCTAACGAAAGGAGGGCGTGATGAACGCCGCAGTAATGACTTCCTCTACTAAATTTTCCGATTACGTAATCGCCGACTTGTCCCTGTCAGTTTGGGGTGACAAGGAAATTCGCATCGCCGAAACCGAAATGCCAGGCCTGATGGCCATCCGCGAAGAGTTCGCCGCAGCGCAGCCTTTGAAGGGCGCACGCATCACCGGTTCGATCCACATGACGATTCAAACCGCCGTGCTGATCCAGACACTCGAAGCTTTGGGCGCACAAGTGCGTTGGGCGTCGTGCAATATCTATTCGACACAAGATCACGCTGCTGCAGCGATCGCTGCTGCCGGCACACCAGTATTCGCGGTTAAAGGCGAAACACTGGACGACTACTGGGAATACACCCACCGCATCTTTGAATGGCCAAACGACGCTAAAGGCGCAGCGGTTTATTCGAACATGATTCTGGATGACGGCGGCGACGCAACCTTGTTGCTGCACCTCGGTACACGTGCTGAAAAAGATGCATCGGTATTGAACAACCCAGGTTCCGAAGAAGAAATCTGCCTGTTCAATTCGATCAAGAAACATCTGGCAGTGGACGCGACCTGGTACTCGAAACGTTTGCCGCAAATCCTCGGCGTGACCGAAGAAACCACCACCGGCGTGCATCGTTTGTACCAAATGCACAAGGAAGGCAAACTGGCTTTCCCTGCGATCAACGTTAACGATTCCGTTACCAAATCCAAGTTCGACAATCTGTACGGCTGCCGCGAATCGCTGGTTGACGGTATCAAGCGCGCAACCGACGTCATGATCGCCGGTAAAGTAGCAGTCATCGCCGGTTACGGTGACGTCGGCAAAGGTTCGGCTCAAGCAATGCGTGCATTGTCGGCACAAGTCTGGGTGACTGAAATCGATCCTATCTGCGCACTGCAGGCTGCGATGGAAGGTTATCGCGTTGTGACGATGGAATACGCTGCTGAACACGGCGACATCTTCGTTACCTGTACCGGTAACTACCACGTCATCACGCATGACCACATGGCCAAGATGAAAGACCAGGCGATTGTCTGCAACATCGGTCACTTCGACAATGAAATCGAAGTTGCTGCGTTGAAGCAATACACATGGGAAAACATCAAGCCGCAAGTCGATCACATCATCTTCCCTGACGGCAAGCGCATCATCTTGCTGGCAGAAGGTCGTCTGGTTAACCTCGGTTGCGGTACTGGTCATCCGTCGTACGTGATGAGCTCGTCGTTTGCGAATCAAACGATCGCACAGATCGAGTTGTACGCGAACACGAAAAACTACCCAGTCGGCGTCTACACGTTGCCTAAGCATCTGGATGAAAAAGTCGCGCGTCTGCAATTGAAGAAACTCAATTCACAGTTGACGACTCTGACTGACGAGCAAGCCAATTACATTGGCGTGCAGAAAACTGGTCCTTACAAGCCAGAGCACTATCGTTACTAAGCAGTTGCAATAGACGTCGCTAAACAAGCAGTCGTTTTGCCAGAGCCGCTCCGTTTTTGATAAAAATGGAGCGGCGATTTCCTGAAGTTCAATTTTGAAAACGGAGAAATCGTATGCGTTTAATCCTCATCTGGGCAATCAATGCAGCGGCGCTGTTTGCGCTTCCTTTCTTAATGTCGTCGATCAAGGTCGACAGTGTTGGTGCGGCGATACTCGCGGCGCTGGTGCTGGGCTTGGTGAACACCTTGATACGTCCTCTACTCGTATTACTGACTTTGCCTGTCACCTTGCTGACGTTGGGCTTGTTCATCTTCGTCATCAACGGATTGATGTTCTGGGCGGTGTCTGAGTTGGTGGGCGGCTTCCATGTTGCCGGCTTCTGGGCAGCGGTTGGCGGTGCGATTTTGTACAGCATTATTTCGTGGATACTGTCCGCGCTTTTACTACAAGAAAAATGAAACAACAGAATTTCAGCATAGAGTTCTTCCCGCCGAAGACACCGGCTGGTGTGGAAAAACTGCGGGTCACCTGCGCCAAGCTGGCCGAGTTGAATCCGAAATATTTCTCGGTCACCTTTGGTGCCGGTGGTTCGACGCAGCAAGGCACACTGGAAACGGTGCTGGAAATCCGCCGTGCCGGTCACGACGCTGCGCCGCATTTATCCTGCCTCGGCAGCTCGCGTGAAAACCTGCGCGCGATCCTGGCAGAGTTCAAATCGCATGGCATCAAGCGCATTGTCGCCTTGCGCGGCGATTTGCCTAGCGGCTATGGCGCTATGGATATGTCGTCCAGCGAGTTCCATCATGCGAACGAACTGGTTGAATTCATCCGTGCCGAAACCGGCGACTGGTTCCATATCGAAGTCGCGGCTTATCCAGAGATGCATCCGCAAGCGAAGTCGCCACAGGATGACATCGCCAGCTTTGTACGCAAGGCAAAGGCCGGTGCCGACTCAGCGATTACGCAGTATTTCTACAATGCGGATGCCTATTTCCGTTTCGTCGATGATGTACGCAAGGCAGGTACGGATATACCGGTTACTGCAGGCATCATGCCTATCACCAATTATTCGCAGTTGATGCGCTTCTCGGACATGTGTGGCGCGGAGATTCCGCGTTGG is a genomic window containing:
- the metK gene encoding methionine adenosyltransferase, yielding MANDFLFTSESVSEGHPDKVADQISDAILDAIFQQDPKARVAAETLCNTGLVVLAGEITTFANVDYIEIARQTIKRIGYDNADYGIDYKSCAVLVAYDKQSPDIAQGVDEGAGIDLDQGAGDQGLMFGYACDETPELMPAAIHYAHRIVERQSELRKDGRLPWLRPDAKSQVTLRYVDGRPVSIDTIVLSTQHAPEMQHKEIEEAVIESIIKPVVPAEWLKDTRFLVNPTGRFVIGGPQGDCGLTGRKIIVDTYGGAAPHGGGAFSGKDPSKVDRSAAYAGRYVAKNIVAAGLAERAQIQISYAIGVAKPTSVMVTTFGTGKISDEKIAQLVLEHFDLRPKGIVQMLDLLRPIYQKTAAYGHFGREEPEFTWERTDKAATLRAAAGL
- the ahcY gene encoding adenosylhomocysteinase, whose protein sequence is MNAAVMTSSTKFSDYVIADLSLSVWGDKEIRIAETEMPGLMAIREEFAAAQPLKGARITGSIHMTIQTAVLIQTLEALGAQVRWASCNIYSTQDHAAAAIAAAGTPVFAVKGETLDDYWEYTHRIFEWPNDAKGAAVYSNMILDDGGDATLLLHLGTRAEKDASVLNNPGSEEEICLFNSIKKHLAVDATWYSKRLPQILGVTEETTTGVHRLYQMHKEGKLAFPAINVNDSVTKSKFDNLYGCRESLVDGIKRATDVMIAGKVAVIAGYGDVGKGSAQAMRALSAQVWVTEIDPICALQAAMEGYRVVTMEYAAEHGDIFVTCTGNYHVITHDHMAKMKDQAIVCNIGHFDNEIEVAALKQYTWENIKPQVDHIIFPDGKRIILLAEGRLVNLGCGTGHPSYVMSSSFANQTIAQIELYANTKNYPVGVYTLPKHLDEKVARLQLKKLNSQLTTLTDEQANYIGVQKTGPYKPEHYRY
- a CDS encoding phage holin family protein encodes the protein MRLILIWAINAAALFALPFLMSSIKVDSVGAAILAALVLGLVNTLIRPLLVLLTLPVTLLTLGLFIFVINGLMFWAVSELVGGFHVAGFWAAVGGAILYSIISWILSALLLQEK
- the metF gene encoding methylenetetrahydrofolate reductase [NAD(P)H], with the protein product MKQQNFSIEFFPPKTPAGVEKLRVTCAKLAELNPKYFSVTFGAGGSTQQGTLETVLEIRRAGHDAAPHLSCLGSSRENLRAILAEFKSHGIKRIVALRGDLPSGYGAMDMSSSEFHHANELVEFIRAETGDWFHIEVAAYPEMHPQAKSPQDDIASFVRKAKAGADSAITQYFYNADAYFRFVDDVRKAGTDIPVTAGIMPITNYSQLMRFSDMCGAEIPRWVRLKLASFGDDSDSIRAFGLDVVTDLCERLLAGGAPGLHFYTLNQAAATHAIWSRLNLSQK
- a CDS encoding lysophospholipid acyltransferase family protein, with the translated sequence MLVSLFRLLSILPLSVLHPIGIAMGWLVYLASPAYRKRLKDNITRAGYQQHLSAAINESGKGILELPFVWCAAPARVLRTATIENWELAQAALDAKTGVIFLTPHLGCFEIIAQAIATQTSLTALYRPSRKSALQPLIEGARARENLHLAPANLSGVRTLLKALKNGQAIGLLPDQVPQHGEGVWADFFGKPAYTMTLSAKLHTMSHAPIILSYAERLPYGRGFVIRFVPFEETLGDTPEQQARAINLAMEKLIARCPAQYIWSYNRYKTPAGVTPAGEQV
- a CDS encoding M14 family zinc carboxypeptidase; the encoded protein is MHIANLVRQLLIPFVLAFGIALPASATATSPVSTPVHPADWCKRLVVRLPGVSNAMCQQSELLPTGVNSLQGFPLLARQIPAVKKGKRSQPPLRVLLMGGIHGDELTSVSVVFRWLQWMPTAAAQQFEWSVVPVVNPDGLLAPKAKRVNANGVDLNRNFPTPGWQQDAPRYWAARTKKDPRRFPGSAPLSEPESRWVHDEMVRFRPDVIISVHAPFGVLDFDGPAQPPRRFGRLLLNRVGVYPGSLGNYSGIHKNVPVITIELPNAQKMPSDAEVKRIWLDMLRWITENVESQSESAKLHSVSLPPTAPLKK